The Panulirus ornatus isolate Po-2019 chromosome 5, ASM3632096v1, whole genome shotgun sequence genome includes a window with the following:
- the LOC139748804 gene encoding transmembrane protein 41B-like: MMQSQEGCLEAGRVKGMDTRRALLCLVAIFLVSLCALTFVYRNFPELEEDEYQHMILPKDIEDAKNLGRVLSHCKERYFVEVLAGVFVTYIFLQTFAVPGSIFLSILSGFLFRWEIAMVLICFCSATGASFCYLLSYLAGRPIVLKYLPDRTKSWQGKVDKHRDNLLFYIIFLRITPFLPNWFINITSPIINVPLFSHFGYICLLYHYTKYNFTIFVKC; encoded by the exons ATGATGCAGAGCCAAGAAGGGTGTCTAGAGGCTGGGAGAGTCAAGGGTATGGACACGAGACGTGCCCTGTTGTGCCTTGTTGCAATCTTTCTGGTTTCACTTTGTGCCCTCACCTTTGTGTACAGAAATTTCCCTGAATTGGAAGAAGATGAGTACCAGCACATGATATTGCCGAAGGATATTGAAGATGCAAAGAACTTGGGCCGTGTACTCTCCCACTGCAaggagagatactttgtggaagtgCTGGCAGGAGTTTTtgtcacatatatttttcttcaaacTTTTGCAGTACCGGGATCAATATTCCTTTCTATTCTTTCTGGTTTCCTCTTCCGATGGGAGATAGCTATGGTTTTGATTTGCTTTTGTTCAGCTACTGGTGCCTCCTTCTGCTATCTGCTGTCATATTTGGCAGGCAGACCCATTGTTCTCAAGTATCTGcctgatcgcacaaaatcttgGCAAGGAAAGGTGGATAAACATAGAGACAACCTCTTGTTCTACATAATCTTCTTGCGGATCACCCCATTCCTCCCAAACTGGTTCATCAACATTACCAGCCCCATTATTAATGTACCTCTTTTTAGCCATTTTG gatatatatgtttgttatacCATTATACAAAATATAATTTTACGATTTTTGTAAAATGCTAA